A genomic segment from Meiothermus sp. Pnk-1 encodes:
- the hutU gene encoding urocanate hydratase — MIYRAPRGPTKTAKGWIQEAAKRMLLNNLDPEVAERPEELIVYGGRGKAARSHQDLQRILAVLERLENDETLLVQSGRAVGVFRTQPLAPRVILANSNLVPRWATWEEFDRLDRLGLMMYGQMTAGSWIYIGTQGILQGTYETFAAAAKKHFGGSLKGTITVTGGLGGMGGAQPLAVTLNGGVAICVEIDPGRIQRRLDTAYLDLRADSLDEALRLAEAAKRKGQALSIGLLGNTAQVLPEMVRRGFTPELVTDQTSAHDPLHGYIPILHADEDPALLRQRDPEGYKERVLHDMATHCRAIVEMQKQGAVAFDYGNNLRAFAKEGGFAEAFSYPGFVPAFIRDQFCEGRGPFRWVALSGKPEDIYKTDQAVLELFPEDEHLRRWLSEGVKKFKFQGLPARICWLGYRERERAGLCFNEMVARGELEAPIVIGRDHLDAGSVASPYRETEAMLDGSDAVADWPLLNFALNAVSGAGWVSFHHGGGVGMGYSLHAGQVTVADGSEEAAYRLERVLTNDPGTGVMRHAHAGYDSAKRVARERGLDLAGWEEG, encoded by the coding sequence ATGATCTACCGAGCCCCCCGAGGCCCCACCAAAACCGCCAAAGGCTGGATCCAGGAAGCCGCCAAACGCATGCTTCTGAACAACCTCGACCCCGAGGTGGCCGAGCGGCCCGAAGAGCTCATCGTCTACGGCGGGCGCGGCAAGGCGGCCCGCAGCCATCAGGACTTACAGCGCATCCTGGCGGTGCTGGAGCGGCTCGAGAACGACGAGACCCTCTTGGTGCAGTCGGGCCGGGCGGTGGGGGTGTTCCGCACCCAGCCCCTGGCCCCCCGGGTGATCCTCGCCAACTCCAACTTGGTCCCCAGATGGGCCACTTGGGAGGAGTTCGACCGCCTGGACCGGCTGGGCCTGATGATGTACGGCCAGATGACCGCCGGGAGCTGGATCTACATCGGCACCCAGGGCATCCTGCAGGGCACCTACGAGACCTTCGCCGCCGCGGCCAAGAAGCACTTCGGCGGCTCCTTGAAGGGCACCATCACGGTAACCGGCGGGCTAGGCGGCATGGGCGGGGCGCAACCCCTGGCCGTGACCCTCAACGGCGGGGTGGCGATCTGCGTGGAGATCGACCCGGGGCGCATCCAGCGCCGCCTGGACACCGCCTACCTCGACCTGCGGGCCGACTCGCTCGACGAAGCCCTGCGGCTGGCCGAGGCGGCCAAGCGCAAGGGCCAAGCGCTCTCCATCGGGCTGTTGGGCAACACCGCCCAGGTGCTGCCGGAGATGGTGCGCCGGGGCTTCACCCCCGAGCTGGTCACCGACCAGACCAGCGCCCACGACCCCCTCCACGGCTACATCCCCATCCTGCACGCCGACGAAGACCCAGCCCTCCTGCGCCAGCGCGACCCCGAGGGCTACAAGGAACGAGTCCTGCACGACATGGCCACCCACTGCCGCGCCATCGTGGAGATGCAGAAGCAGGGCGCGGTGGCTTTCGACTACGGCAACAACCTGCGGGCCTTCGCCAAAGAGGGGGGCTTCGCGGAAGCCTTCAGCTACCCCGGCTTCGTGCCCGCCTTCATCCGCGACCAGTTCTGCGAGGGGCGGGGGCCTTTTCGCTGGGTGGCCCTCTCCGGCAAGCCGGAGGACATCTACAAGACCGATCAGGCCGTGCTCGAGCTCTTCCCCGAGGACGAGCACCTACGCCGCTGGCTCAGCGAGGGCGTGAAGAAGTTCAAGTTCCAGGGCCTCCCGGCCCGCATCTGCTGGCTGGGCTACCGGGAGCGCGAGAGGGCCGGGCTTTGCTTCAACGAGATGGTGGCGAGGGGCGAACTCGAGGCCCCCATCGTCATCGGGCGCGACCACCTCGACGCTGGGTCGGTGGCCTCCCCCTACCGCGAGACCGAGGCCATGCTGGATGGCTCCGACGCGGTGGCCGACTGGCCCCTCCTCAACTTCGCCCTCAACGCGGTCTCGGGCGCGGGGTGGGTCAGCTTCCACCACGGCGGCGGGGTAGGGATGGGCTACAGCCTCCACGCCGGGCAGGTCACGGTGGCGGACGGCTCGGAGGAGGCCGCCTACCGGCTCGAGCGCGTCCTCACCAACGACCCCGGCACCGGCGTGATGCGCCACGCCCACGCGGGCTACGACTCGGCCAAGCGGGTGGCCCGCGAACGCGGCCTGGACCTGGCGGGGTGGGAAGAAGGATGA
- a CDS encoding GntR family transcriptional regulator codes for MKYLQVKEAVLRELAKPQPGFPLSENQLSRRFGVSRMTARRALQELEREGYLFRQQGKGSFPAQRRFSQGSLRVRPFYEFAAAQGAVPRTRVLLAEPRRAPAEVAEKLDTSDTLCVRRLRFLDEEPVILETRYLRADLCQSILEHDLEAESLHEILVHRLGLPLTKVWQRLEAVGLEPEVAALLAQPAAAPGLRLERVTYTLQTPVTWVEYLMRGDRYFLEDTFTPQGGNP; via the coding sequence GTGAAGTACCTTCAGGTCAAAGAAGCGGTGTTGCGCGAACTGGCCAAGCCCCAGCCCGGTTTTCCCCTCTCGGAGAACCAGCTCTCCCGGCGCTTCGGCGTCAGCCGCATGACCGCGCGGCGGGCTTTGCAGGAGCTCGAGCGCGAGGGCTACCTCTTCCGGCAGCAGGGCAAGGGCAGCTTCCCCGCCCAGCGCCGCTTCAGCCAGGGCTCGCTGCGGGTGCGGCCCTTCTACGAGTTCGCCGCCGCACAAGGGGCCGTGCCCCGGACCCGGGTGCTCCTGGCCGAGCCCCGGAGGGCCCCCGCCGAGGTGGCCGAGAAGCTGGACACCTCCGACACCCTCTGCGTGCGCCGCCTGCGCTTTCTGGACGAGGAGCCGGTGATCCTCGAGACCCGCTACCTGCGGGCCGATCTGTGCCAGAGCATCCTGGAGCACGACCTCGAGGCCGAATCCCTCCACGAGATCCTGGTGCACCGGCTCGGCCTGCCGCTGACCAAGGTGTGGCAGCGCCTCGAGGCTGTTGGGCTCGAGCCCGAGGTCGCCGCCCTGCTGGCCCAACCCGCCGCGGCGCCGGGGCTGCGGCTGGAGCGCGTGACCTATACCCTCCAAACCCCCGTGACCTGGGTCGAGTACCTGATGCGCGGGGACCGCTACTTTCTTGAAGACACCTTCACCCCCCAAGGAGGAAATCCATGA
- a CDS encoding methyltransferase, whose protein sequence is MTLADYHRLLPLQHGNTRLFVKAGARGYPDPRYELLARVLEPFGERAVDLNPGVGLASVGLLEQIAVDLVEPSRACLRCLEESFTAHPRARVLRGLPWEAEAEAYDQAVLVIPAERGSRYVELALWGAAHSLRPGGRLWLAGDTKKGFEAYFKQARAWLGYGLVCHRQGSLRVAVLEKENPTPPPSTPWESFAAEVWGRRFSFCHLPGTFSGGRLDPASRLLLHAFRQDHPAADVKGRTVLDLGGGYGGLLLPFAAAGASVTTVEDDWGSVLSAQASLRSNGLEGRVLHSDVEEALPAADRFDIIVSNPPFHLGGEVVLDVAQAFVQAARSRLRSGGRFYLVANSFLKYEPLLEAAFGNLSALQQEGYKVLRSEA, encoded by the coding sequence ATGACGCTGGCCGATTATCATCGCCTGCTCCCACTCCAGCACGGGAATACACGGCTCTTCGTGAAAGCTGGGGCGCGCGGTTACCCCGACCCACGGTACGAATTGTTGGCCAGGGTCCTCGAGCCCTTCGGCGAGCGTGCAGTGGACCTGAACCCCGGCGTAGGGTTGGCGAGCGTAGGGCTGCTTGAACAGATCGCGGTAGACCTGGTAGAGCCCTCGAGGGCTTGCTTGCGTTGTTTGGAGGAAAGTTTTACCGCCCACCCCAGGGCCCGGGTACTGCGGGGCCTACCCTGGGAAGCCGAGGCCGAGGCCTATGACCAAGCCGTGCTGGTCATCCCCGCCGAGCGCGGAAGCCGCTACGTCGAGCTGGCACTTTGGGGGGCCGCGCATAGCCTGCGCCCAGGGGGCAGGCTATGGCTTGCGGGGGATACCAAAAAAGGGTTCGAAGCTTACTTCAAGCAGGCACGGGCCTGGTTAGGCTACGGACTGGTCTGCCACCGCCAAGGCAGCTTGCGGGTAGCGGTGCTCGAAAAGGAAAATCCCACCCCACCTCCCTCCACCCCATGGGAATCATTTGCAGCCGAGGTATGGGGCCGTCGATTCAGCTTCTGCCACCTGCCGGGAACCTTTTCCGGTGGTCGCCTAGACCCGGCCAGCAGGCTATTGCTCCACGCTTTCCGCCAAGACCACCCGGCGGCGGATGTGAAAGGACGCACAGTGCTTGATCTGGGCGGAGGGTATGGTGGTCTTTTGCTGCCGTTCGCAGCGGCAGGAGCCTCGGTCACGACGGTCGAGGATGATTGGGGTAGCGTCCTGAGCGCCCAGGCCAGCCTCCGCTCCAACGGGCTCGAGGGCCGGGTGCTGCACTCGGATGTGGAGGAAGCGTTGCCAGCGGCGGACCGTTTCGATATAATCGTATCGAATCCTCCCTTTCATCTGGGGGGTGAGGTCGTTCTTGATGTGGCCCAAGCCTTCGTGCAAGCCGCAAGGTCCCGCCTGCGCTCTGGCGGGAGGTTCTACTTGGTAGCCAATTCTTTCCTCAAGTACGAACCCCTTCTAGAAGCCGCTTTCGGCAACCTAAGCGCCTTACAGCAGGAGGGGTATAAGGTGCTGCGGAGTGAGGCGTGA
- the tsaB gene encoding tRNA (adenosine(37)-N6)-threonylcarbamoyltransferase complex dimerization subunit type 1 TsaB — protein MRVLALDTATPYLVLGLNQAERAVRLERRHAEALWTELEAFLADCHTPLKEIEGIAVGRGPGSYTGLRIGISAGLGLARGLGIPAVGVDTLVGVAMRYKGPVTVAHTTRNGLAYAATYVIEEGIKELRPPRRIPLEQLEPEGAFSLNEPPSGQALAHLGNQALRMGKRGIQAVYL, from the coding sequence GTGCGAGTGTTGGCCCTGGATACCGCCACCCCTTACCTGGTGCTGGGCTTGAACCAAGCCGAGCGGGCGGTGCGCCTCGAGCGCCGCCACGCCGAAGCGCTGTGGACGGAGCTCGAAGCCTTCTTAGCCGACTGCCACACTCCCTTGAAGGAGATCGAGGGGATCGCGGTAGGCCGCGGGCCGGGCTCCTATACTGGCCTGCGCATCGGGATTTCGGCGGGGCTGGGGCTGGCGCGGGGGCTGGGCATCCCGGCGGTGGGGGTGGACACCCTGGTGGGGGTAGCGATGCGTTATAAGGGTCCGGTCACCGTGGCCCACACTACCCGTAACGGCCTGGCTTACGCCGCTACTTACGTGATAGAGGAAGGGATAAAAGAGCTTCGCCCTCCCCGACGCATCCCCCTCGAGCAGCTCGAGCCGGAGGGTGCTTTCTCCCTCAACGAGCCCCCCTCAGGACAAGCGCTGGCCCATCTTGGAAACCAAGCCCTGCGGATGGGAAAGCGTGGGATCCAAGCGGTGTATCTATGA
- a CDS encoding PIN domain-containing protein — MAEVTYVMKSLYRYSRVQIRQELGTVLRLVALEVLDEEEVLAALDLMAEQNVDFDDAYLAMWASRRGEGVASFDRDFARLPVAWHQV; from the coding sequence GTGGCCGAGGTTACCTACGTCATGAAAAGCCTCTACCGCTACTCACGGGTGCAGATTCGCCAGGAGCTGGGGACCGTCCTGCGGCTTGTGGCGCTGGAAGTGTTAGACGAAGAAGAAGTTCTGGCTGCATTGGATCTCATGGCCGAGCAAAACGTGGACTTTGACGATGCCTACCTGGCCATGTGGGCCTCGAGGCGAGGGGAGGGGGTGGCCTCTTTTGACCGGGACTTTGCCCGGCTGCCGGTAGCTTGGCACCAGGTTTAA
- a CDS encoding DUF58 domain-containing protein, whose protein sequence is MTRYRIRTRPTQPFAGERNQARPGRGLEFYELRGYVPGDEPRFVDWKAYARAGRLYTRTFQAEAPARFTFFLDGSPSMGLYGKAEYAERVLHVLARAAKAEGATLWGAGPYRGKSRAVAAGPAELLRVPRPRGATVLITDGLDELDWGRLLKRLKRVVLVQVMAPEELSPSLTEAWLHDVETNERMEVGRLEVERYLEALEQHLRCLKTIARRLGSYALLRVGEAILPALLKQGVLEER, encoded by the coding sequence ATGACCCGCTACCGCATCCGTACCCGCCCCACCCAGCCTTTTGCCGGAGAGCGCAACCAGGCCCGGCCAGGGCGGGGGCTCGAGTTTTACGAGCTGCGCGGCTACGTGCCCGGCGACGAGCCGCGCTTTGTGGACTGGAAAGCCTACGCGCGTGCCGGGCGGCTTTATACCCGCACCTTCCAGGCCGAGGCCCCCGCCCGTTTCACCTTTTTTCTGGACGGCTCGCCCAGCATGGGGCTCTACGGCAAGGCCGAGTACGCCGAGCGGGTCTTGCACGTGCTGGCGAGGGCAGCCAAGGCCGAGGGGGCAACGCTGTGGGGGGCCGGGCCTTATCGCGGCAAGAGCCGTGCCGTCGCCGCTGGCCCCGCCGAACTTCTGCGCGTCCCCCGGCCCCGAGGGGCCACCGTCCTCATCACCGACGGGCTCGACGAGCTGGACTGGGGGCGACTCTTAAAGCGGCTAAAGCGGGTGGTGCTGGTGCAGGTGATGGCCCCCGAAGAGCTTTCGCCCAGCCTCACCGAGGCCTGGCTACACGACGTGGAGACCAACGAGCGGATGGAAGTGGGCCGCCTCGAGGTCGAGAGGTATCTGGAGGCGCTCGAGCAGCACCTGCGCTGCCTCAAGACGATAGCCCGCAGGTTGGGAAGCTATGCCTTACTGCGGGTCGGAGAAGCGATCCTCCCAGCGCTGCTCAAGCAAGGGGTGCTCGAGGAGCGCTAG
- the speB gene encoding agmatinase produces the protein MRHLELAFTGPTTFLKAPHRPLSEPWSAEVGFLGLPYDFAVGYRPGARFAPGALREASGRYAPGPEGYFDLETETYRLRGVNIVDAGDVDPAQLEYIETFRRITEAARELRKRVRLPVFVGGDHSVSYPVLRAYDDLAELYVVQLDAHLDFSDSRNGTKYSNSSPFRRAAEEVPGLKHLTVIGLRGLRANLEAYRAARDRGHTLITARQVREKLAWVLDQLPQGKKVYLSFDADVLDPSIMPGTSSPEVEGLSYAEAMAVVRRTLAHNELVGFDLVEIAPNLDSSGLSSLVGARLLAEMLCDWRSSADGFGPQPEP, from the coding sequence ATGCGCCACCTCGAGCTCGCCTTCACCGGCCCCACCACCTTCCTCAAGGCCCCCCACCGCCCCCTCTCTGAGCCCTGGAGTGCCGAGGTGGGCTTTCTGGGCCTGCCCTACGACTTCGCGGTGGGCTACCGCCCCGGCGCCCGCTTCGCGCCGGGCGCCCTGCGCGAGGCCAGCGGCCGCTACGCCCCCGGCCCCGAGGGCTACTTCGACCTCGAGACCGAGACCTACCGCCTCAGGGGCGTGAACATCGTGGACGCGGGCGACGTGGACCCGGCCCAGCTCGAGTACATCGAGACCTTCCGCCGCATCACCGAGGCCGCGCGGGAACTGCGCAAACGCGTGCGGCTGCCGGTGTTCGTGGGGGGCGATCACTCGGTGAGCTACCCCGTGCTGCGGGCGTACGACGACCTGGCGGAGCTGTACGTGGTTCAGCTCGACGCCCACCTGGACTTCTCGGATAGCCGCAACGGCACCAAGTATTCCAACAGCAGCCCCTTTCGCCGCGCCGCCGAGGAGGTGCCCGGCCTCAAGCACCTCACCGTCATCGGCCTGCGCGGCCTGCGCGCCAACCTCGAGGCTTACCGGGCGGCCAGAGACCGGGGGCACACCCTGATTACGGCCCGGCAGGTGCGGGAGAAGTTGGCCTGGGTGCTGGATCAGCTCCCGCAAGGCAAAAAGGTCTACCTCAGCTTCGACGCCGACGTGCTCGACCCCTCGATCATGCCCGGCACCAGCAGCCCCGAGGTGGAGGGCCTGAGCTACGCCGAGGCCATGGCGGTGGTGCGACGGACCCTCGCGCACAACGAGCTGGTGGGCTTCGACCTGGTGGAAATCGCGCCGAATTTGGACTCGAGCGGGCTTAGTTCATTGGTAGGAGCGCGGCTCTTGGCGGAGATGTTGTGCGACTGGCGCTCGAGTGCGGACGGGTTCGGCCCGCAGCCTGAGCCCTAG
- the hutI gene encoding imidazolonepropionase codes for MKRVFTGIAELYTPRERLERAALAVQEGRFVWVGAEEDLPEAYRGWPRADLGGRGVVPGIVDAHTHLVYGGNRLGEYLKRARGERYEAILAAGGGIYATVRATAAASEEELYALAKARAALFLAQGVTALEVKSGYGLLPEAELKMLRVIRHLKENLPQRVFPTLLAHVVPEGWEREEYVAMFTAELIPEVARSGLAEAVDVFCDQGAFTLEETRRILEAALSQGLKVKLHAEQIAHTGATKLAAELGALSADHLEEATPGDWQALARAGTVGTVLPGAAVILRKPFPDARAMWDAGVRVAIATDHNPGSSPLYSPWLAMQLTIGLGRLSAEEALIAHTEHAALALGRKDLGKIEVGAQADFVVVDSPNALEPLYRWGDTPIHSVYIAGGTSAQPRTP; via the coding sequence ATGAAACGGGTATTTACGGGCATCGCCGAGCTGTACACCCCGAGGGAAAGGCTCGAGCGCGCCGCCCTCGCGGTGCAGGAGGGGCGTTTTGTCTGGGTGGGGGCCGAAGAGGACCTGCCGGAGGCGTACCGCGGCTGGCCCCGCGCCGACCTGGGCGGGCGCGGGGTGGTGCCGGGCATCGTGGACGCGCACACCCACCTGGTCTACGGCGGGAACCGGCTGGGCGAGTACCTAAAGCGCGCCCGGGGCGAGCGCTACGAGGCCATCCTGGCCGCCGGGGGCGGGATCTACGCGACGGTGCGGGCCACGGCTGCCGCCTCCGAGGAGGAGCTTTACGCGCTGGCCAAAGCCCGCGCCGCCCTCTTCCTGGCCCAGGGGGTGACGGCCCTCGAGGTCAAGAGCGGCTACGGCCTCCTTCCCGAGGCCGAGCTCAAGATGCTGCGGGTGATCCGGCATCTCAAAGAGAATCTGCCCCAGCGGGTCTTCCCTACCCTGCTGGCCCACGTGGTGCCGGAGGGCTGGGAACGGGAGGAGTACGTGGCGATGTTCACCGCCGAGCTCATCCCCGAGGTGGCGCGTAGCGGGCTGGCCGAGGCGGTGGACGTGTTCTGCGACCAGGGGGCCTTCACGCTCGAGGAAACCCGGCGCATCCTCGAGGCCGCCCTGTCCCAGGGCCTCAAGGTCAAGCTCCACGCCGAGCAGATCGCCCACACCGGGGCCACCAAGCTCGCGGCGGAGCTCGGGGCGCTGTCGGCGGACCACCTCGAAGAGGCTACCCCGGGCGACTGGCAGGCCCTGGCCCGCGCCGGCACGGTGGGCACCGTCCTACCGGGCGCGGCAGTCATCCTGCGCAAGCCCTTCCCCGACGCGCGGGCCATGTGGGACGCGGGCGTGCGGGTGGCCATCGCCACCGACCACAACCCCGGCAGCAGCCCGCTCTACAGCCCCTGGCTCGCGATGCAGCTCACCATCGGCCTGGGCCGCCTCTCGGCCGAAGAAGCCCTGATTGCCCACACCGAGCACGCCGCGCTGGCCTTAGGAAGGAAGGATTTGGGAAAGATCGAGGTGGGGGCCCAGGCCGATTTCGTGGTGGTGGATTCCCCGAACGCGCTGGAACCCCTCTACCGCTGGGGGGATACCCCCATTCACTCGGTGTACATAGCGGGAGGAACCTCCGCACAGCCGAGAACGCCTTAA
- a CDS encoding protein-tyrosine phosphatase family protein: MPGRNEPLENVWREIRNTRIDCIVSLASRREIREKSPDYADAIAAGRVPCDRLEFPITDFGVPEDRPAFYTLARDLATRLRAGQRLLIHCGAGIGRTGTLATCVLVALGEPLESAKRSVSAAGSSPETAEQRELIAWCAHQAGEAP; this comes from the coding sequence ATGCCTGGTCGAAACGAGCCGTTGGAGAACGTGTGGCGGGAGATCCGCAATACGCGTATCGATTGCATCGTGTCACTCGCGAGCCGCCGCGAAATTCGGGAGAAGTCGCCGGACTACGCCGACGCTATCGCCGCTGGCCGTGTCCCATGCGATCGGCTCGAATTCCCTATAACTGATTTCGGCGTACCCGAGGATCGACCGGCGTTCTATACGCTCGCGCGGGATCTCGCGACCCGCCTACGGGCCGGGCAGCGACTCCTGATCCACTGCGGCGCGGGTATTGGGCGCACTGGGACGCTGGCAACTTGCGTGCTCGTCGCACTCGGGGAACCGCTGGAGAGCGCAAAGCGATCGGTGTCAGCCGCTGGATCGTCCCCCGAGACAGCTGAGCAACGTGAACTGATCGCTTGGTGCGCGCACCAGGCAGGAGAAGCGCCATGA
- a CDS encoding AAA family ATPase: MVAEVRSGLVKLEAELSSVLFGQERVIRELLATAIAGGHALLEGLPGLGKTMLARAFSEASGLSYRRIQFTPDLLPADVTGTEILEDGAFVFRPGPIFAQVVLADEINRATPKTQSALLEAMQEAAVTVAGERYPLPQPFLVLATQNPLELEGTYPLPEAQLDRFMSKITVTPPPRATWLRILREEPAPPKRVEGLDLLAAREESRQVVVSSAAIEAIANTAQLAQEDKRLRMALSPRGAKAWLALAKSLAYLAGRAHLDWEDLRAAAQPALSHRLLLSEEAQFEGITVEAVLQDLLRRTVAK; the protein is encoded by the coding sequence ATCGTGGCAGAAGTGCGAAGCGGATTGGTCAAGCTCGAGGCCGAACTCTCCTCGGTGCTCTTCGGACAGGAGCGGGTAATAAGGGAACTTTTAGCCACCGCGATAGCCGGGGGCCACGCCCTGCTGGAGGGGCTGCCGGGCCTGGGCAAAACTATGTTGGCGCGGGCCTTCTCCGAAGCTTCCGGCCTCTCCTACCGGCGCATCCAGTTCACCCCTGACCTCCTCCCAGCCGACGTGACCGGAACGGAGATTTTGGAAGACGGGGCCTTTGTCTTTCGGCCCGGCCCCATCTTTGCTCAGGTGGTGCTGGCCGACGAGATCAACCGGGCCACCCCCAAAACCCAGTCGGCCCTGCTCGAGGCCATGCAGGAAGCCGCCGTGACCGTGGCCGGCGAACGCTACCCGCTACCGCAGCCTTTCTTGGTGCTGGCGACGCAAAACCCCCTTGAGCTCGAGGGCACCTACCCCCTTCCCGAAGCCCAGCTCGACCGCTTCATGAGCAAGATCACCGTAACACCCCCTCCTCGCGCGACTTGGCTGCGCATCCTGCGCGAAGAACCGGCCCCGCCCAAAAGGGTGGAGGGGCTCGACCTGCTGGCAGCCCGAGAGGAATCCCGGCAGGTGGTGGTGAGCAGCGCGGCCATCGAGGCCATCGCCAACACCGCCCAGCTCGCCCAGGAAGACAAGCGCCTGCGCATGGCCCTCTCCCCGCGCGGGGCCAAGGCTTGGCTGGCGTTGGCCAAGAGCCTGGCCTACCTGGCTGGCCGCGCCCATCTAGACTGGGAAGACTTGCGCGCCGCGGCCCAGCCTGCCCTCTCCCACCGCCTCCTGCTCAGCGAGGAAGCCCAGTTTGAAGGGATCACCGTCGAGGCGGTGTTGCAAGATTTGCTGCGCAGAACGGTGGCGAAGTGA
- the hutH gene encoding histidine ammonia-lyase has protein sequence MVELDRGLGLEAFERVVRGGEPVRLAQAARERVARCRALVDELVERGAPVYGLNTGFGKLATVRIAPQDLRRLQRNLLLSHAIGVGAPFPAEVVRGMLLLRVQSLAMGYSGVREVVLDYLTEFLNRGITPVVPSQGSVGASGDLAPLAHMCLPLIGEGEVEYRGQVRPAGEVLRELGLEPLELEAKEGLALINGTQAMASLLALLLLDSAVLLKTADIAAAMSVEALKASHRPFDEAVGRLRPHPGIAATSANVRKLLHDSEIMRSHLDCDKVQDAYSLRAVPQVHGASRDALAHVREVVLREMVSVTDNPLILPEEGRTLSAGNFHGQPLALAADYAGIALAELANISERRIEQMLNPALSGLPAFLAEGSGLNSGLMISQYTAAALVSENKVLAHPASVDSIPTSANQEDHVSMGTHAARKARAIYENVLWVLSIELASAAQALDFHAPLRPGKGVEAIYRRIRQEIPHLDRDRYLKPELSRLRELIRSGTLVRVAEEVVGALA, from the coding sequence ATGGTCGAACTGGATAGGGGGCTAGGGCTCGAGGCCTTTGAGCGCGTGGTGCGCGGGGGTGAGCCGGTGAGGCTCGCGCAGGCCGCGCGCGAACGGGTGGCCCGTTGCCGGGCCTTGGTGGATGAGCTGGTGGAGCGGGGGGCGCCGGTCTACGGCCTCAACACCGGCTTCGGCAAGCTGGCGACGGTACGCATCGCGCCGCAGGACCTCAGGCGCTTGCAGCGTAACCTGCTCTTATCCCACGCCATCGGGGTGGGGGCGCCCTTCCCCGCCGAAGTGGTGCGGGGCATGCTCCTCTTGCGGGTGCAGAGCCTGGCCATGGGCTACTCCGGGGTGCGAGAGGTGGTGCTCGACTACCTGACGGAGTTCCTCAACCGGGGCATCACCCCGGTGGTGCCCTCTCAGGGCTCGGTGGGGGCTTCGGGGGACCTGGCTCCCCTGGCCCACATGTGCCTGCCCTTGATCGGGGAGGGTGAGGTGGAGTACCGGGGGCAGGTGCGCCCAGCGGGCGAGGTGTTGCGGGAGTTGGGTTTGGAGCCCTTGGAGCTCGAGGCCAAGGAGGGCCTGGCCCTCATCAACGGTACCCAGGCCATGGCCTCGCTGCTGGCCCTGTTGCTCCTCGACAGCGCGGTCTTGCTCAAAACCGCGGACATCGCCGCCGCCATGAGCGTCGAGGCCCTCAAGGCCAGCCACCGCCCCTTCGACGAGGCGGTGGGCCGACTGCGCCCCCACCCCGGCATCGCCGCCACCAGCGCCAACGTGCGCAAGCTCCTGCACGACTCCGAGATCATGCGCTCGCACCTCGACTGCGACAAGGTGCAAGACGCCTACAGCCTGCGGGCGGTCCCCCAGGTGCACGGGGCCAGCCGCGACGCCCTAGCCCACGTGCGGGAGGTGGTGCTGCGCGAGATGGTAAGCGTCACCGACAACCCTTTGATCCTCCCCGAGGAAGGGCGCACCCTCTCGGCGGGCAACTTCCACGGCCAGCCCCTGGCCCTGGCCGCCGACTACGCGGGCATCGCCCTGGCCGAGCTGGCCAACATCTCCGAGCGCCGCATCGAGCAGATGTTGAACCCCGCCCTCTCCGGCCTCCCGGCCTTTTTGGCCGAGGGCAGCGGGCTCAACTCCGGCCTGATGATCAGCCAGTACACCGCCGCCGCCCTGGTGAGCGAGAACAAGGTGCTCGCCCACCCGGCCTCCGTAGACTCCATCCCCACCAGCGCCAACCAGGAGGACCACGTCTCGATGGGCACCCACGCCGCCCGCAAGGCCCGCGCCATCTACGAGAACGTGCTGTGGGTGCTCTCCATCGAGCTGGCCTCCGCCGCCCAGGCCCTCGACTTCCACGCCCCGCTGCGGCCAGGCAAGGGTGTGGAGGCCATCTACCGGCGCATCCGGCAGGAGATCCCGCACTTAGACCGCGACCGCTACCTCAAGCCCGAGCTCTCGCGCCTGCGGGAGCTGATCCGCTCGGGAACGCTGGTGCGGGTGGCAGAGGAGGTAGTCGGCGCGCTGGCCTAG